In the Candidatus Methylomirabilota bacterium genome, one interval contains:
- the ndk gene encoding nucleoside-diphosphate kinase, translated as MSPQKIERTLAIIKPDAVTKGVAGQIITRIEQAGLKILAARLVHMTPEDAAGFYVVHKDKPFYRSLCAFMTQGPCLAMVLEGENAIQRWRDLMGATDFRKAAPGTIRAEFASSIEANAVHGSDSPESAAFEIAY; from the coding sequence ATGAGCCCCCAAAAGATCGAGCGCACCCTGGCCATCATCAAGCCCGACGCCGTGACCAAAGGTGTGGCGGGCCAGATCATCACCCGGATCGAGCAGGCAGGTCTCAAGATCCTGGCCGCGCGCCTCGTCCACATGACACCCGAGGACGCCGCCGGCTTCTACGTCGTCCACAAGGACAAGCCGTTCTATCGGAGCCTCTGTGCCTTCATGACTCAGGGGCCGTGCCTGGCGATGGTGCTGGAGGGCGAGAACGCCATCCAGCGCTGGCGCGACCTGATGGGCGCCACGGACTTTCGCAAGGCCGCGCCGGGGACGATCCGCGCCGAGTTCGCCTCCTCGATCGAGGCCAACGCCGTCCACGGCTCCGACTCGCCCGAGTCGGCGGCGTTCGAGATCGCCTACTT